The following coding sequences lie in one Rhodohalobacter barkolensis genomic window:
- a CDS encoding HEAT repeat domain-containing protein, with translation MIKQITLVLFSFISIFALIPDLSAQNWDYESYPHLPFEISHLDAELNISDTGSIEGDLLYMIQLKDGDIDSLVFDARDMEILSTVINDESKEFYFENNQLIVLTDGDFNRGDEISLRIQYRNNPVFGYFQTAKGTYFTSLLPLTTSHWLPVPDHPRVQFTSEIIFTHPAGKTVVSNGRRATMEIESVSEETTSFTSNKTVSPVDLSFAMGDLELISSTQNSNDIQSEYSSMFERRSDHQIHIYSENSDFESDQLLETAVDAYGKLYEHLNVGYPFRDLSIVILEDDFWETKSYGAGIIYLYLNRGDLETQLQRALTGVWLGAHQRTELWSDPDAITAFQGWTLNTLFDLDYVYEQTEAPYHVFDGSLSSKWQSNFAENQNDKFNSHFERVYNSLISESSQVMNWYDLAKAIYKDSGFPYFDTDKPVLAELTKEEVSDYQYRAEMKWDEEQQNITVTFNAISEPVNELVTVQVDEYTLLDEKENEITFTGDSDSTVLNVSTNTENIMLTILGRDDIRLEVQKPFEFWIHQLRNSDDPDRREAAAEGLANYSDNPDLQLALQDQMRNEENSDVYAELLRTFSAVTTGATGTDQMLIDHLSSRYSNEVRLAAVEGLANFRGNDSVISQLRSVVSQTDNSEIRTAAILSLNEVVDVDRFKILAEDLITQESVLQDVPLLLNLLSEKGETEAAVQYADTFLADGFPYSIRSEVLDLILQADQSREGWENRLTRLLEDRDPRIRIQALNALDRVSDTFRSEWLDRRKTEEYDERVRRALNQF, from the coding sequence ATGATTAAACAAATTACACTCGTACTTTTTTCCTTCATATCCATTTTTGCACTAATTCCGGATTTATCCGCTCAGAATTGGGACTATGAATCGTACCCTCATCTGCCGTTCGAAATCAGTCATCTGGATGCAGAATTAAATATTTCTGATACGGGATCAATCGAAGGGGACCTGCTATATATGATTCAGCTCAAAGATGGGGACATCGATTCACTGGTATTTGATGCCCGCGATATGGAAATTTTGAGCACTGTTATAAATGATGAAAGCAAAGAGTTCTATTTTGAAAATAACCAGCTGATCGTTTTAACCGATGGCGATTTTAACAGGGGCGATGAAATCTCATTACGAATTCAATATCGAAACAACCCGGTTTTTGGATATTTTCAGACCGCAAAAGGGACATATTTTACGTCTTTATTGCCGTTAACAACTTCGCACTGGCTCCCTGTGCCCGATCATCCCAGAGTTCAGTTTACTTCCGAGATTATTTTCACACACCCGGCTGGAAAAACTGTAGTTTCAAATGGCAGAAGAGCTACAATGGAAATTGAGAGTGTATCAGAAGAGACCACAAGTTTCACATCGAATAAAACGGTTTCGCCGGTTGATCTAAGTTTCGCGATGGGGGATTTGGAGCTGATTTCATCAACTCAAAACAGCAACGATATTCAATCTGAATACAGTTCAATGTTTGAACGCCGTTCAGATCATCAAATTCATATCTATTCTGAAAATTCTGATTTTGAAAGCGATCAGCTGCTTGAAACTGCAGTTGATGCCTATGGTAAATTATATGAGCATCTGAATGTGGGGTATCCGTTCAGGGATCTTTCAATTGTTATTCTTGAAGATGATTTCTGGGAAACCAAATCTTATGGAGCCGGAATCATTTATCTCTACTTGAACCGAGGTGATTTAGAAACACAATTGCAGCGAGCTTTAACCGGAGTCTGGCTGGGAGCTCATCAGAGAACAGAACTTTGGAGTGATCCGGATGCCATTACAGCTTTCCAGGGTTGGACGCTGAACACTCTTTTTGACCTGGATTATGTGTATGAGCAAACCGAGGCTCCATACCATGTTTTTGATGGAAGTTTAAGCTCTAAATGGCAATCAAATTTTGCTGAAAACCAAAATGATAAATTCAACAGCCACTTCGAAAGAGTGTACAATTCCTTGATCTCTGAATCATCTCAAGTCATGAACTGGTATGATCTGGCCAAGGCGATTTATAAAGATTCCGGTTTTCCATATTTCGATACAGATAAACCGGTATTGGCTGAATTGACAAAAGAGGAGGTCTCGGATTATCAATACAGGGCCGAGATGAAATGGGATGAAGAACAACAGAACATCACCGTTACGTTTAATGCTATTTCTGAGCCTGTTAATGAGCTGGTAACCGTGCAGGTCGATGAGTATACACTTCTTGATGAAAAAGAGAATGAGATTACATTTACCGGCGACTCCGACAGTACTGTTTTGAATGTATCTACAAATACTGAAAACATCATGCTAACTATTTTAGGAAGAGATGATATTCGGCTTGAAGTTCAAAAACCATTTGAATTCTGGATACATCAACTGAGGAATTCTGATGATCCTGACCGCCGGGAAGCAGCAGCTGAGGGGCTGGCCAATTATTCGGATAATCCTGATCTGCAACTGGCATTGCAGGACCAGATGCGGAACGAAGAAAACTCAGATGTCTATGCAGAATTGCTGCGAACATTTTCAGCAGTAACTACGGGAGCTACCGGAACAGATCAAATGTTAATCGATCATCTGTCATCCCGTTACAGTAATGAAGTTCGCTTAGCCGCTGTTGAGGGTCTGGCAAATTTTAGAGGAAATGACAGTGTGATCAGTCAATTACGATCGGTAGTGAGTCAAACCGATAACAGTGAAATCAGAACTGCAGCCATTCTTTCTCTGAATGAAGTTGTGGACGTGGATCGTTTTAAGATTCTTGCAGAAGATTTAATCACACAGGAGAGTGTTTTACAGGATGTTCCACTCTTGTTGAATTTACTGTCTGAGAAGGGAGAAACTGAAGCTGCTGTACAATATGCTGACACGTTTTTGGCAGATGGTTTTCCATATTCCATACGATCAGAAGTACTCGATTTGATACTACAGGCTGATCAATCCCGTGAAGGCTGGGAAAATCGCCTGACGCGTCTGCTTGAAGACAGGGATCCAAGGATTCGAATTCAAGCACTGAATGCCCTGGACCGCGTTAGTGATACATTTAGAAGCGAGTGGTTAGATCGGAGAAAGACAGAAGAGTATGATGAGCGAGTGAGGAGAGCTTTAAATCAATTCTAG
- a CDS encoding InlB B-repeat-containing protein, whose translation MKYSLHIFTILILWISGCGEISSPADRVNISINVSPSTAGNVLSSGGDEVGATAEFLAVANDGWQFAGWSGDVESNENPLSVELEDDIALTANFEVKSNNYRFDLELFDGESYVDLAFGQKPGATDFFDSGIDLEAPPAPPSALYAWFEGDDRKLFSDFRNSLSSEIVWDLIVESGPSETVQLSWNRDDGQFVGSMVLTDRDGSFKIDMLEVSQTTLEVNGKRNLQIHFDNLN comes from the coding sequence ATGAAATACTCATTACATATATTCACTATTTTGATTCTCTGGATCAGCGGCTGTGGAGAAATATCTTCACCTGCCGACAGGGTAAATATCTCAATCAACGTAAGTCCTTCAACAGCAGGAAACGTGTTGTCAAGCGGGGGAGATGAGGTTGGAGCAACTGCGGAGTTTTTAGCCGTTGCCAACGATGGATGGCAGTTTGCCGGATGGTCGGGTGATGTTGAATCCAATGAGAATCCGCTTTCTGTGGAACTGGAAGATGATATCGCCCTGACAGCAAATTTTGAAGTGAAGAGTAACAACTACCGGTTTGATTTAGAACTGTTTGATGGTGAATCGTATGTGGATTTAGCATTTGGACAAAAACCCGGGGCAACTGACTTCTTTGATTCAGGAATTGACCTGGAAGCTCCTCCGGCTCCGCCCAGTGCTCTTTACGCATGGTTTGAAGGTGATGATAGAAAACTGTTCAGTGATTTCCGTAACTCGTTGAGTTCTGAAATTGTTTGGGATCTGATAGTGGAGTCTGGCCCATCAGAAACGGTTCAGTTATCCTGGAATAGGGACGATGGGCAATTTGTGGGTAGCATGGTGCTCACAGATCGTGATGGAAGCTTTAAAATAGATATGCTTGAGGTCAGCCAGACTACATTGGAGGTAAACGGCAAAAGAAACCTTCAAATTCACTTCGACAATTTGAACTGA
- the hisN gene encoding histidinol-phosphatase, whose protein sequence is MQKSLPELRKAAEEFAKIGGDSTLNYFKKSFQLEFKEDDSPVTNADQTAEKLIREQINKNFPDHGIIGEEFGEENTDSEVVWVLDPIDGTQSFIHGVPFYTTLIGILVNDRPEIGVIYAPALDEMVSAAVGHGCTLNGKTTKVRECTDLSKATFLSTEVTTFEQYGLSAPFLELLNRTRLHRTWGDAYGHLMIAAGRADIMIDPILNIWDAAALLPVITEAGGSYTDVQGNPSIKTGNAISTNSSLLPEILSLFDAKND, encoded by the coding sequence ATGCAAAAATCATTACCGGAATTACGAAAAGCAGCTGAAGAGTTCGCAAAAATAGGTGGCGATTCAACTCTTAACTACTTCAAAAAATCTTTTCAGCTCGAATTTAAGGAAGACGACTCACCCGTTACCAATGCCGATCAGACGGCAGAAAAGCTGATTCGAGAGCAGATAAACAAAAACTTTCCTGATCACGGGATTATTGGAGAAGAGTTTGGGGAAGAGAATACAGACAGTGAAGTTGTTTGGGTGCTGGATCCAATAGATGGTACTCAATCGTTTATTCATGGAGTCCCATTCTATACAACTCTGATAGGTATTCTGGTTAATGATAGACCGGAAATTGGTGTCATTTATGCCCCTGCTCTTGACGAAATGGTATCTGCAGCTGTGGGTCACGGTTGTACTCTGAACGGGAAAACCACAAAAGTGAGGGAGTGCACAGATCTCTCTAAAGCGACATTCCTTTCTACAGAAGTTACCACGTTTGAACAGTATGGACTTTCAGCTCCTTTTTTGGAACTTTTAAATCGAACAAGACTTCACAGAACATGGGGAGATGCCTACGGCCACTTAATGATTGCTGCAGGCAGGGCCGATATCATGATCGATCCTATTTTAAATATCTGGGATGCTGCTGCGTTGTTACCAGTAATAACAGAAGCCGGCGGTTCATATACCGATGTACAGGGAAATCCATCTATTAAAACCGGTAATGCAATCTCAACAAATTCTTCATTACTACCTGAAATTCTTTCACTTTTTGATGCAAAAAATGATTAA
- a CDS encoding Ig-like domain-containing protein, with protein sequence MKKLIRTKFFGVLLLLCGLGYGNALSQTISISIPDTTVDAGETITIPVSVSEILESDNIFSGEWKFTSSSNLITFQDVSTSGTILDGINSTFNSTSGNFAFAAMQPVTGEGLFLNLTVQVREDAVKFEDSEIGITDGRFNEGEPQLASDPGVISVRGIEVTPKEPSGALIEGQSFQFSVNGNITEPVTWTSSDTNIATVSSTGLVEGIIPGTVKIYVEDAAGLTDSTDFFRVEPISLQELTLGVSDRNVTQTLVDSVQVNVSDLTGLNITSGQFDLSFTSSKLEILSISTEGTILEGKPDPTYFLDGNLMRIAFADSEPYEGEGALMNIVFRVNRDATGTASFIPQNVLFNEDFEADANEGTVTIENAPEIIVNQPQNELTIGESQIYSVETGGTAPYRWNTDDESVAVIDENTGELQALSRGTVNITAVDSDNFESEPVELRVNDVTVSVADTTVQDYQTFTLPIETSDLTDLGIVAYEIDLDFDPALLNFESIESAGTISDGLNISNSVEEGVVKVAAAGTSVLSGEGTLLNVNFSIQDTVSFGSSGVVDPVRVQFNEPGPSTPTASRRSATISFSDSVLPDQITLTAPENGQTGVPINPEFVWGNSDGANEYELEIYSDPDLTQLFTRVTGLTESSHFLTEDLNQLSIYYWRVRAIGTEGAGPWSETWNFETVPGVAAAPVLMEPSDQEIDVPINPTLRWMSSTFAESYVVELTTDPNFETIDLTESVTDTLYQVDNLQFETVYYWRVKGVNELGEGNASDSFSFTTEVDDTTPPNSVDAELSSVVATTPHLADGEDQSFVTVTLIDTDGNPVEGMVPSDLTIQTTGSAEFTLPDGLGNPGEFGFTVTNSVAEIVTVTVTADGVELNEKPEIEFEEPLKLVDADLSTVTATTPHDADGEDSSMVVVQLADSLGNPIERFSPADLQIDVSGSAEFTGADNTGNPGEFAFSVTNSVAETVSVSITVDDVLLTDQPEILFEEPLQLVDADLSTVTATTPHDADGADPSTVVVQLADSLGNPIERFSPADLQIDVSGSAEFTGADNTGNPGEFAFTVTNTVAETVSVSITVDDVLLTDQPEILFEEPIQLVDADLSTVTATTPHLADGEDQSFVRIQLSDSLGNPIDRFQPSDIIIDVNGSAEITSPDNLGNPGEFGFTVRNTVVETVTVTITVDDVQLTDQPQIIFQEVETPLPVVNADSSSVSATSPHFADGVDASEVTIVVADSLGEAIGRYTSGDIDIQLNGAGEIGTIESTGDAGIFRASITSLEPGTVSLNVTVDGVVLTDQPEILFEEPIQLVDADLSTVTATTPHDADGADPSTVVVQLADSLGNPIERFSPADLQIDVSGSAEFTGADNTGNPGEFAFSVTNSVAETVSVSITVDDVQLTDLPEIVFEEPIQLVDADSSTVTATSPHLADGEDRSTVIVQLADSLGDPIDRFNPEDLLINVTGDAQYAAPDVTGNPGEYVFSVSNTVAETVSVSISVDEVQLSDQPEIVFEEPIQLVDADSSTVTATSPHLADGNDQSTVVVQLSDSLGNRIDRFTPEDLLIEVSGSAQFTNPDVTGNIGEFIFTVTNSVAETVTVSITVDDVLLTDQPEILFEEPIQLVDADLSTVTATTPHDADGADPSTVVVQLADSLGNPIERFSPADLQIGVTGSAEFTGADNTGNSGEFAFTVTNTVAETVSVSITVDDVQLADQPEILFEEPFVGVPSAPELTSVESVETGANLNWSVSVTDHIDHFLIYRGESPESLTVLESVGPEVRNYLDSNPLQGASVYALTAVNRNGEESELSNIIYYINSEIVASTEWQLSSTPLSVESDEMDLATIYSYSDRYDLSSTFIPGRGYWIKTKSFDNETIPAAGQGLDSLSVRLNSGWNLIGSLSEPVSIFAISDPEELLTETPVYLYKDGNYAATDELIPNSGHWIYAREDGNITITVQNDPPTAGMELADSETDSELNQELARIQFISGSSSSELVASQVYLSEAEQQSYLLPPVAPDPVLDVRSENHSKLINNEPTEIQINSKHYPIEIKIEGLEENSPYAYRIYAEKEGVSRTIDLTSGGSEILDQEYDHLEIEMIYADEVVTENQLLPNYPNPFNPSTTIQYQLREQTHVMIEVYDVIGRRIQLLANETQLSGEHRVNFDGTNLSSGLYFIRFQAGNVVDIRKMTLIK encoded by the coding sequence ATGAAAAAACTGATTAGAACAAAGTTTTTCGGGGTACTTTTGCTTTTGTGTGGCTTGGGCTATGGGAATGCACTATCCCAAACTATTTCCATTTCTATACCTGATACTACGGTGGATGCCGGAGAAACCATTACCATACCTGTTTCTGTAAGTGAAATTTTAGAATCAGATAATATATTCTCCGGTGAGTGGAAGTTCACATCCTCCTCCAATCTTATAACATTTCAAGATGTTTCCACTTCAGGTACTATTCTCGATGGAATAAACAGCACGTTTAACTCAACATCCGGCAATTTTGCATTTGCAGCTATGCAACCTGTAACGGGAGAGGGGTTATTCTTGAATCTGACTGTGCAGGTTCGTGAAGATGCTGTTAAATTTGAAGATTCGGAAATAGGAATTACTGACGGAAGATTCAATGAGGGAGAGCCACAGCTTGCGTCAGACCCAGGAGTCATTTCTGTTCGTGGAATAGAAGTTACTCCAAAAGAACCATCAGGGGCTTTGATTGAGGGACAAAGCTTTCAGTTTTCAGTCAATGGTAATATAACGGAACCCGTAACATGGACATCTTCGGATACAAATATTGCTACGGTATCTTCAACCGGGCTGGTTGAAGGCATTATTCCTGGTACGGTAAAAATTTATGTTGAAGATGCAGCCGGCTTAACAGATTCAACAGATTTTTTCAGGGTTGAACCTATCTCATTACAGGAACTTACATTAGGTGTTTCAGATCGAAATGTTACTCAAACCCTTGTTGATTCCGTACAGGTTAATGTTTCAGATTTAACCGGTCTGAATATTACCTCCGGACAATTTGATCTGAGCTTTACCTCATCAAAACTTGAAATCCTTTCGATATCGACCGAAGGAACCATTTTAGAAGGAAAACCTGATCCCACTTATTTTCTGGATGGAAATTTAATGAGAATAGCTTTTGCGGATTCTGAACCTTATGAGGGTGAAGGAGCCTTGATGAATATTGTTTTCAGGGTGAATAGAGATGCAACAGGAACAGCCAGTTTTATTCCTCAAAATGTACTGTTTAATGAAGATTTTGAAGCAGATGCCAATGAGGGAACGGTAACGATTGAAAATGCTCCTGAAATTATTGTTAACCAGCCTCAGAACGAACTAACGATTGGTGAAAGTCAAATCTATAGTGTGGAGACCGGCGGAACGGCACCCTACAGATGGAATACTGATGATGAATCAGTGGCAGTTATTGATGAGAATACCGGTGAATTACAGGCCTTATCAAGAGGAACAGTGAACATTACTGCAGTGGATAGTGATAATTTTGAATCTGAACCGGTAGAACTGAGGGTTAATGATGTAACAGTATCTGTTGCTGATACCACCGTTCAGGATTATCAAACATTTACTTTGCCCATTGAAACTTCAGATTTGACAGATTTAGGAATTGTGGCATATGAAATCGATCTCGATTTTGATCCGGCTCTGTTGAACTTTGAGTCCATAGAGTCTGCCGGGACAATTTCTGATGGTTTAAATATTTCCAACTCTGTAGAAGAAGGTGTGGTAAAAGTTGCAGCAGCCGGTACGTCTGTTCTATCCGGAGAAGGGACACTTTTAAACGTTAATTTCAGTATTCAGGATACAGTTTCATTTGGCAGTTCAGGTGTTGTGGATCCGGTAAGAGTACAGTTTAATGAACCCGGACCCAGTACTCCAACCGCCAGTCGCAGGTCTGCAACGATTAGTTTTTCTGACTCGGTACTACCGGATCAGATTACATTGACAGCTCCTGAAAATGGTCAAACCGGTGTTCCCATAAATCCGGAATTTGTGTGGGGAAACTCTGATGGCGCTAATGAATATGAATTGGAAATCTATTCGGACCCCGACTTAACGCAGCTATTTACGAGAGTAACAGGTTTAACAGAATCGTCTCATTTTTTAACGGAAGACCTCAATCAGTTATCGATTTATTACTGGAGAGTAAGAGCCATTGGGACAGAAGGGGCAGGGCCGTGGTCTGAAACGTGGAACTTTGAAACGGTTCCCGGAGTTGCTGCCGCTCCGGTACTGATGGAACCCTCTGACCAGGAAATCGATGTGCCCATAAATCCAACTCTCAGGTGGATGTCATCGACATTTGCAGAGAGTTATGTTGTTGAATTAACCACAGATCCGAATTTTGAAACAATTGATTTAACTGAAAGCGTTACGGATACTTTGTACCAGGTTGATAATTTACAGTTCGAGACTGTTTATTACTGGAGAGTTAAAGGAGTAAATGAGCTAGGTGAAGGAAATGCTTCGGATTCATTTAGTTTTACTACGGAAGTTGATGACACAACCCCGCCAAATTCTGTAGATGCAGAACTTTCTTCTGTAGTTGCTACAACTCCACACCTTGCTGATGGTGAAGATCAATCGTTTGTTACAGTTACACTCATCGATACAGACGGGAATCCGGTTGAAGGAATGGTACCTTCTGACCTGACCATTCAGACGACCGGAAGTGCTGAATTTACATTACCTGATGGTTTGGGAAATCCCGGAGAATTTGGATTCACGGTGACAAATAGTGTTGCGGAAATAGTGACAGTTACCGTTACCGCTGATGGGGTTGAACTGAATGAGAAACCTGAAATTGAGTTTGAAGAACCCCTTAAACTTGTTGACGCTGACTTGTCAACCGTTACGGCAACTACGCCGCATGACGCTGATGGTGAGGATTCATCTATGGTCGTTGTTCAACTCGCTGACTCATTGGGTAACCCTATAGAACGGTTCAGTCCGGCGGATCTGCAAATTGACGTATCGGGCAGCGCAGAATTCACGGGTGCCGATAATACTGGCAACCCCGGAGAGTTTGCGTTTAGCGTAACCAACTCGGTAGCTGAAACCGTTTCGGTATCGATTACCGTGGATGATGTATTGTTAACTGATCAACCTGAAATTCTGTTTGAAGAACCTCTCCAATTGGTGGATGCTGATTTGTCAACCGTTACGGCAACAACTCCACATGATGCCGATGGTGCAGACCCATCAACGGTCGTTGTTCAACTCGCTGACTCCTTGGGTAACCCAATAGAACGATTTAGTCCGGCAGATTTACAAATTGACGTATCAGGAAGCGCAGAATTCACAGGCGCCGATAACACCGGAAATCCGGGAGAGTTTGCATTTACGGTAACCAATACGGTAGCTGAAACCGTTTCGGTATCGATTACCGTGGATGATGTTTTACTGACCGATCAGCCCGAAATTCTGTTTGAAGAGCCGATTCAGTTGGTGGATGCTGACTTGTCAACCGTGACGGCAACCACGCCACACCTTGCCGATGGGGAGGATCAATCATTTGTTCGAATTCAACTATCAGATTCATTAGGGAATCCGATAGATCGATTTCAACCCTCTGATATCATTATAGATGTGAATGGAAGTGCTGAAATTACCAGTCCAGACAATCTTGGGAATCCGGGGGAATTCGGATTTACTGTCCGCAATACTGTGGTGGAAACTGTAACGGTTACAATCACCGTGGATGACGTACAATTAACGGATCAGCCTCAAATTATTTTCCAGGAAGTTGAAACCCCTCTGCCTGTGGTAAATGCTGATTCTTCATCCGTATCAGCTACGTCTCCACATTTTGCAGATGGAGTGGATGCATCAGAGGTTACAATTGTAGTTGCAGATTCCCTTGGTGAAGCCATTGGCCGCTACACATCAGGGGATATTGATATTCAATTGAATGGAGCAGGAGAAATAGGCACGATTGAATCGACAGGAGATGCCGGAATCTTCCGTGCATCAATTACCTCCCTGGAACCAGGTACGGTAAGCCTGAATGTCACAGTTGATGGCGTTGTTTTAACGGACCAGCCCGAAATTCTGTTTGAAGAGCCGATTCAGTTGGTGGATGCAGACTTATCAACCGTCACAGCAACCACTCCACATGATGCCGATGGAGCAGACCCATCAACGGTCGTTGTTCAGTTAGCTGACTCACTGGGGAATCCTATTGAACGATTCAGTCCGGCGGATCTGCAAATTGACGTATCGGGCAGCGCAGAATTCACGGGTGCCGATAATACTGGCAACCCCGGAGAGTTTGCGTTTAGCGTAACCAACTCGGTAGCTGAAACCGTTTCGGTATCCATTACTGTGGATGATGTTCAGTTGACAGACCTACCTGAGATCGTATTTGAAGAGCCTATTCAACTGGTCGATGCAGATTCTTCCACCGTTACAGCAACTTCACCACATCTTGCGGATGGCGAGGACCGATCAACGGTGATTGTGCAGCTGGCTGATTCTCTGGGAGATCCCATTGACCGGTTCAATCCCGAAGACTTGCTGATTAACGTAACCGGAGATGCCCAGTACGCGGCACCGGATGTGACGGGGAATCCGGGAGAGTATGTGTTTAGTGTGTCAAATACAGTAGCTGAAACGGTATCGGTATCCATATCCGTAGATGAAGTTCAGTTGAGTGATCAACCTGAGATCGTATTTGAAGAGCCTATTCAACTGGTCGATGCCGATTCTTCCACCGTTACTGCTACATCACCACACTTGGCTGATGGTAATGATCAATCCACGGTAGTTGTCCAACTCTCGGATTCTCTTGGAAATAGGATTGATCGCTTTACTCCTGAAGATCTTCTAATTGAAGTGAGTGGGAGCGCACAATTTACAAACCCGGATGTAACCGGCAATATCGGGGAGTTTATATTTACGGTAACAAACTCGGTAGCTGAAACGGTTACAGTTTCAATTACCGTGGATGATGTACTGCTGACCGATCAGCCAGAAATTTTGTTTGAAGAGCCGATTCAGTTGGTGGATGCTGACTTGTCAACCGTGACGGCAACAACACCGCATGATGCCGATGGAGCAGACCCATCAACGGTCGTTGTTCAACTCGCTGACTCCCTGGGTAATCCTATTGAACGATTCAGTCCGGCTGATCTGCAAATTGGAGTGACTGGAAGCGCGGAATTCACGGGTGCTGATAACACTGGCAACTCCGGAGAGTTTGCGTTTACAGTAACCAATACGGTAGCTGAAACGGTTTCAGTATCGATCACTGTGGATGATGTTCAACTGGCAGATCAGCCTGAAATTCTCTTTGAAGAGCCGTTCGTTGGCGTTCCATCAGCACCGGAATTGACATCTGTTGAGTCCGTTGAAACCGGAGCAAATCTCAACTGGAGCGTATCAGTGACTGATCATATCGATCACTTCTTAATATACAGGGGAGAGTCGCCTGAGAGCTTAACCGTATTGGAAAGCGTCGGACCGGAGGTAAGAAATTACTTAGATAGCAATCCACTTCAAGGTGCATCGGTTTACGCTTTAACTGCAGTAAACAGAAATGGTGAGGAGAGTGAACTTTCCAATATTATCTATTACATAAACAGTGAAATTGTAGCATCTACTGAATGGCAGCTTTCAAGTACTCCTCTGTCTGTAGAAAGTGATGAAATGGATCTGGCTACTATCTACAGCTACAGTGATCGGTATGATTTGAGCAGTACCTTTATACCCGGCAGGGGATATTGGATCAAAACAAAATCGTTCGACAACGAAACAATACCTGCTGCAGGTCAGGGTTTGGATAGTTTGAGTGTAAGGTTGAATTCAGGCTGGAACCTTATAGGAAGTTTGTCTGAACCGGTTTCAATATTTGCAATATCAGACCCGGAAGAACTTCTTACAGAAACACCGGTTTATCTCTATAAAGATGGCAATTATGCTGCAACAGATGAGTTGATACCCAATTCCGGACACTGGATATATGCGCGTGAAGACGGTAATATCACCATCACAGTACAGAACGATCCACCCACTGCGGGTATGGAATTAGCGGATTCAGAGACTGATTCTGAGTTAAACCAAGAATTAGCAAGGATTCAGTTTATATCTGGATCTTCCAGCTCAGAATTGGTTGCCAGTCAGGTTTACTTGTCTGAGGCAGAACAACAAAGTTATCTGCTACCGCCGGTTGCTCCGGATCCTGTTTTGGATGTTCGGTCAGAGAATCACAGCAAGCTCATCAATAACGAGCCTACAGAAATTCAGATAAATTCGAAGCACTATCCGATTGAAATTAAGATTGAAGGTCTGGAAGAAAATTCACCATACGCATATAGAATCTATGCTGAAAAGGAGGGGGTTAGCAGAACAATTGATCTGACATCGGGTGGCAGTGAAATTCTTGATCAGGAGTACGATCACCTGGAAATTGAAATGATTTATGCCGATGAAGTTGTGACGGAAAATCAACTTTTACCCAACTACCCGAATCCGTTCAACCCCTCAACAACCATTCAATATCAGCTTAGGGAACAAACACACGTGATGATTGAAGTATATGATGTAATTGGACGGAGGATTCAGCTTCTTGCTAATGAAACACAGCTTTCCGGTGAACACAGAGTAAACTTCGACGGTACAAACCTATCCTCCGGTTTATATTTTATTCGCTTCCAGGCCGGAAATGTAGTTGATATTCGGAAAATGACCCTCATTAAGTAG